Proteins co-encoded in one Vibrio aquimaris genomic window:
- a CDS encoding NAD-dependent malic enzyme has translation MNNDKRPLYIPYAGPALLSTPLLNKGSAFTAEERASFNLEGLLPEKTETIQEQVERAYQQYQNFESDMAKHIYLRNIQDTNETVFYRLLQNHVSEMMPIIYTPTVGAACENFSNIYRRGRGLFISYANRDRIDDLLNNASNHNVKVIVVTDGERILGLGDQGIGGMGIPIGKLALYTACGGISPAYTLPIVLDVGTNNPQRLADPMYMGWRHPRITGEEYDGFVEDFIQAVHHRWPEALIQFEDFAQKNAMPLLERYKDRICCFNDDIQGTAAVTVGSLLAACQAAGTKLSEQRITFLGAGSAGCGIAEAIIAQMISEGISDQQARSQVFMVDRWGLLQEGMPNLLDFQQRLVQKHSVTDKWEAEGTGFSLLDVIRNGQPTVLIGVSGAPGLFSEDVIKEMHKHCPRPIVFPLSNPTSRVEATPHDIIEWTNGEALVATGSPFDPVVHAGKTYPIAQCNNSYIFPGIGLGVLSVQAKRVTDEMLMESSRALAKCSPMAVNGQGALLPPLEAIHSVSKKIAFAVAKKAIEEGVALEIPDDALEESIEHHFWQPVYRKYKRTSF, from the coding sequence ATGAATAACGATAAACGCCCCTTATACATTCCGTACGCTGGTCCAGCCCTTCTCAGTACGCCGCTTCTCAACAAAGGCAGTGCTTTTACCGCCGAAGAACGTGCGTCTTTCAACCTAGAAGGCCTATTACCGGAAAAGACTGAAACTATTCAGGAGCAGGTGGAGCGCGCGTACCAACAGTACCAAAATTTTGAAAGCGATATGGCCAAGCATATTTATCTGCGCAATATCCAAGATACAAACGAGACTGTATTCTATCGGCTACTACAAAATCATGTGTCTGAAATGATGCCGATTATATACACACCTACTGTTGGTGCGGCATGTGAGAACTTTTCGAATATCTATCGTAGAGGTCGAGGCCTCTTTATCTCCTACGCTAATCGTGACAGAATCGATGATCTGCTAAACAATGCCTCAAACCATAATGTAAAAGTCATCGTGGTGACTGACGGCGAACGTATCTTAGGTCTAGGTGACCAGGGTATAGGCGGCATGGGAATTCCAATAGGTAAATTGGCACTTTACACTGCTTGTGGTGGTATCAGTCCCGCCTACACACTGCCTATCGTGTTGGATGTAGGTACAAACAATCCACAACGTCTTGCAGACCCAATGTATATGGGCTGGCGCCACCCTCGCATAACAGGTGAAGAATATGATGGCTTTGTTGAAGATTTTATCCAAGCCGTTCATCATCGTTGGCCTGAAGCTCTAATCCAGTTTGAAGATTTCGCTCAAAAGAATGCGATGCCTTTACTGGAGCGCTACAAAGACCGTATTTGCTGTTTTAACGATGATATTCAAGGCACGGCAGCAGTCACTGTGGGTTCACTCTTAGCGGCTTGCCAGGCGGCGGGAACTAAGCTTTCAGAGCAACGCATCACTTTTCTCGGCGCGGGTTCTGCTGGTTGTGGAATAGCAGAAGCCATCATAGCTCAAATGATTTCCGAAGGCATTTCAGATCAGCAGGCTCGGTCTCAGGTATTTATGGTTGATCGCTGGGGTCTGTTGCAAGAAGGCATGCCCAATCTGCTCGACTTCCAACAAAGATTGGTTCAAAAGCACAGCGTAACCGACAAATGGGAAGCTGAAGGAACTGGGTTCTCATTGCTAGATGTTATTCGAAATGGACAACCAACCGTGTTAATTGGTGTATCTGGTGCGCCCGGTTTGTTTAGTGAAGATGTTATCAAGGAAATGCATAAGCACTGTCCTCGCCCAATTGTTTTCCCGCTCTCAAATCCAACCAGTCGAGTTGAAGCAACTCCTCACGATATTATTGAATGGACGAATGGTGAAGCACTTGTCGCAACAGGAAGTCCGTTTGATCCCGTAGTCCACGCAGGCAAAACTTACCCTATTGCCCAATGTAACAACAGCTATATATTCCCCGGCATTGGCTTGGGAGTCCTGTCTGTGCAAGCAAAACGGGTTACAGACGAAATGCTGATGGAGTCAAGTCGTGCACTAGCAAAATGTTCTCCAATGGCAGTCAACGGCCAAGGCGCTCTACTACCACCGTTAGAAGCCATTCATTCAGTATCGAAGAAGATCGCCTTTGCGGTGGCCAAAAAAGCCATAGAAGAAGGTGTCGCATTAGAGATCCCAGACGATGCATTGGAAGAATCCATTGAACATCACTTCTGGCAACCTGTATACCGCAAGTACAAACGCACTTCATTCTAA